TTCAATTCAAAAACTGACATATCATTACTATTTTTATAAAACTAAACCTGTTAATTTAATATTTTTAGCCTTAGACAGCTGAATAGTATATCAGTTTTAAACGCATAAACACGATTAGAATAAAAGCAAATTTTCTTCTTTCTCTTCCTGCCCTTTAATTTTTTTTAATTTTGGATTTATTTTTACAGGCACTTTAATACTCATACCATCTGATAAGGCGCAATATAAAGCCTTTCTCCATCCACGTTCTTTTTGATTCCACATTCCAGCTTCAGATGATGTTTTTGAATAAAGCCACCATCGTTCTTCTGGTCTTAAAGCCCGCCATTTTTGACAGATAATTTCACATTCTTGCTGTGTAGCATGTTCTGCTGCCCATGCTAAAACACAAAGTTCCCTGCCTAAAAAACGATCCAGTTTAATCTTGCCTGTAGTCCATGTTCCTGTGCTTTGTTTTTTTGCTTTTAAACGGTCATTAAAATCTTTTCTGGCTTCATCTTTTATTTTAGTCCATAATTCTCGTGCAAGAACAACACGCTTTTCGGTTA
This DNA window, taken from Desulfobacterales bacterium, encodes the following:
- a CDS encoding DUF3780 domain-containing protein, whose protein sequence is MSHSNTIDFGAPEKFGMHHFYVDIPIEPNLAVSIYEDFGFDSDETKREITEKRVVLARELWTKIKDEARKDFNDRLKAKKQSTGTWTTGKIKLDRFLGRELCVLAWAAEHATQQECEIICQKWRALRPEERWWLYSKTSSEAGMWNQKERGWRKALYCALSDGMSIKVPVKINPKLKKIKGQEEKEENLLLF